A region of Granulibacter bethesdensis DNA encodes the following proteins:
- a CDS encoding ParB/RepB/Spo0J family partition protein has translation MATTVQKITLSPSRDIPFNKLLLSQSNVRRVKAGVSVEELADDIARRGLLQGLSVRAVVDQAGAPTGMFEIPAGGRRYRALELLVKQKRLAKTAPVPCVVRDGGIAEEDSLAENVQRAPLHPLDQFRAFLALREKGQSEEEIAAAFFVSVNVVKQRLKLASVSPGLLDVYAEDGMTLDQLMAFTVSGDHERQEQVFERLKASYDKQPYVIRRMLTEGAVRASDKRAQFIGLDAYVAAGGTVLRDLFQGDDGGWLQDVPLVDQMVADKLNADAEAIAAEGWKWIEVAPDFAYGHTFGLRQLRGEAVPLSAEEEASRDALQAEFDRLSEKYQDTDELPDEVDERLSELETLIEGFDNRPVVFDAAEIARAGAFASIGADGQLRVERSYVRPEDEWPAEPASETDADGDDERAMAASYEGDDAVATAEPDAEPEEDEGLSPISDRLMTELTSHRTLGLRNALGERPDVAFVAALHVLTLKTFYHYGSDSCLELDLKSVSFGTQAPGLNDSASAEAIRMRHESWSKALPKESADLWDALQEWDGDTQAGLFAHIVSLSINAVYEPWNRRPRAAAHADRLAQAVDLDMAAAGWKPTVDNFLGRVTQARILQAVSQAKGQRAAERIEHLKKGDMAAEAETLLADTAWLPEPLRTPGRAVQAEAAPESTTEETVEQSSEKLPEDDEPPLPFRRPS, from the coding sequence ATGGCTACCACTGTTCAGAAGATCACCCTCTCGCCCTCGCGCGACATCCCCTTCAACAAGCTCTTGCTCTCGCAGTCGAACGTCCGGCGCGTGAAGGCCGGCGTCTCGGTCGAAGAGTTGGCCGACGATATCGCCCGCCGCGGCCTCTTGCAGGGCCTCAGCGTGCGCGCTGTCGTCGACCAGGCCGGCGCCCCGACCGGCATGTTCGAGATCCCGGCCGGTGGTCGGCGCTATCGGGCGCTGGAACTGCTCGTGAAACAGAAGCGCCTCGCCAAAACGGCGCCCGTGCCATGCGTCGTCCGCGACGGCGGCATCGCGGAGGAGGACTCGCTCGCCGAGAACGTCCAGCGCGCGCCGTTGCACCCGCTCGACCAGTTCCGGGCCTTCCTTGCGTTGCGCGAGAAGGGTCAATCCGAGGAGGAGATCGCCGCCGCCTTCTTCGTCTCGGTCAACGTGGTGAAGCAGCGGCTGAAGCTTGCGTCGGTCTCGCCGGGGCTGCTCGATGTCTATGCCGAGGACGGCATGACGCTCGACCAGCTTATGGCCTTCACCGTCTCGGGGGATCATGAGCGCCAGGAGCAGGTCTTCGAGCGCCTGAAGGCTTCCTACGATAAGCAGCCCTACGTCATCCGCCGCATGCTGACCGAGGGTGCGGTCCGCGCCTCCGACAAGCGGGCGCAGTTCATCGGCCTCGACGCCTATGTGGCGGCTGGCGGCACGGTACTGCGCGACCTGTTCCAGGGCGATGATGGCGGCTGGCTGCAGGATGTCCCGCTGGTCGACCAGATGGTAGCCGATAAGCTGAACGCGGATGCCGAGGCGATCGCCGCCGAAGGCTGGAAGTGGATCGAGGTCGCGCCCGACTTCGCCTATGGCCATACCTTCGGCCTGCGCCAGCTTCGCGGCGAGGCCGTGCCACTGTCGGCCGAGGAGGAAGCGAGCCGCGATGCGCTCCAGGCCGAGTTCGACCGGCTGTCCGAGAAATACCAGGACACCGACGAGCTTCCGGATGAAGTGGATGAGCGCCTGTCGGAACTGGAAACGCTGATCGAGGGCTTCGACAACCGTCCCGTGGTGTTCGACGCCGCCGAGATCGCGCGCGCCGGCGCCTTCGCCAGCATCGGCGCCGACGGCCAGCTTCGCGTCGAGCGCAGCTATGTCCGGCCGGAAGATGAGTGGCCGGCTGAGCCTGCGTCGGAGACGGACGCGGACGGTGACGACGAACGGGCTATGGCCGCCAGCTACGAGGGCGACGATGCAGTCGCGACGGCGGAGCCCGACGCCGAGCCGGAGGAGGACGAGGGTCTCTCGCCCATCTCCGACCGCCTGATGACCGAACTGACCTCGCACCGGACGCTTGGCCTGCGCAACGCACTCGGCGAGCGACCGGACGTCGCCTTCGTCGCGGCGCTGCACGTCCTGACGCTGAAGACCTTCTACCACTATGGCTCGGATAGCTGCCTCGAGCTGGACCTGAAGAGCGTCAGCTTCGGGACGCAGGCGCCGGGACTGAACGACAGCGCCTCGGCGGAGGCCATCCGCATGCGGCACGAAAGCTGGTCGAAAGCGCTTCCCAAGGAATCGGCCGATCTCTGGGACGCGCTGCAGGAATGGGACGGCGACACCCAGGCGGGCCTGTTCGCCCACATCGTCAGCCTCTCGATCAACGCGGTTTACGAGCCCTGGAACCGGCGGCCCCGTGCCGCCGCCCACGCCGACCGGCTGGCGCAGGCGGTCGATCTCGACATGGCGGCGGCCGGGTGGAAGCCGACCGTGGACAACTTCCTCGGCCGGGTGACGCAGGCTCGCATCCTTCAGGCGGTTTCCCAGGCGAAGGGGCAGCGCGCCGCCGAACGGATCGAGCATCTGAAGAAGGGCGACATGGCGGCCGAGGCGGAGACGCTCCTGGCCGACACCGCCTGGCTGCCCGAGCCACTCCGCACGCCGGGCCGCGCCGTTCAGGCCGAAGCCGCGCCGGAATCTACGACCGAGGAAACCGTAGAGCAGTCCAGCGAAAAACTGCCGGAGGACGACGAGCCGCCATTACCTTTCCGCCGGCCGTCGTGA
- a CDS encoding DUF932 domain-containing protein, producing the protein MTHVEILDAARDRTGGYKVDVSRGQRIGRVSSEWFSRPADERYLSLSDLYAAVHGRTERSRTRTVESAAIRVEASRDDAERLSLMLPGTDAPIAPTHWSFGQLAALVGAPAAYLRQLPAPLAGINLQYGLTSHLAEQVKTLEIEDGRVELRAVTGPDYGRIFDHELVSAVQRIAGNGTGDTRWKVPVVLDWSTGIYNPRVDITQDTTTLYASDRDVFLFLVDDLNPIEAGRLPDGSPDLYFRGFYCWNSEVGAKTLGMASFYLRAVCQNRNLWGVEDFEEITIRHSKYAASRFAHEAAPALTRFANSSPLPFVNGIKAAREKIVARSDEDRSDFLRKRGFSKTETAKIIETVLAEEGRKPESVFDFVQGITAVARDKTQQDARLDLEARAKKLLDRAA; encoded by the coding sequence ATGACCCATGTCGAGATTCTGGACGCCGCTCGCGACCGCACTGGCGGCTACAAGGTGGATGTGAGCCGCGGCCAGCGGATCGGCCGGGTATCGTCGGAATGGTTCTCGCGACCGGCTGACGAGCGCTACCTGTCCCTGTCGGACCTCTATGCCGCCGTGCATGGACGGACCGAGCGGAGCCGCACCCGAACCGTTGAGAGCGCGGCGATCCGGGTCGAGGCGAGCCGCGATGATGCCGAGCGCCTGTCGCTGATGCTACCCGGCACGGATGCGCCGATCGCGCCGACTCACTGGAGCTTCGGCCAGCTCGCCGCCCTCGTCGGAGCGCCCGCGGCCTATCTGCGCCAGCTTCCAGCGCCGCTCGCCGGGATCAACCTGCAATACGGGCTGACCTCCCATCTCGCCGAGCAGGTGAAGACGCTCGAGATCGAAGATGGCCGCGTCGAGCTGCGCGCCGTCACCGGGCCCGACTACGGCCGCATCTTCGACCACGAGCTGGTCTCGGCCGTGCAGCGCATCGCCGGCAATGGCACGGGCGACACGCGCTGGAAGGTGCCGGTCGTTCTCGACTGGTCGACCGGCATCTACAACCCGCGCGTCGACATCACCCAGGACACCACGACGCTGTACGCGTCCGATCGCGACGTCTTCCTCTTCCTGGTCGACGACCTCAATCCGATCGAGGCCGGCCGGCTGCCCGACGGTTCGCCCGACCTCTATTTCCGCGGCTTCTACTGCTGGAATTCCGAAGTAGGCGCGAAGACACTCGGCATGGCGAGCTTCTATCTCCGTGCCGTTTGCCAGAACCGGAATTTGTGGGGCGTCGAGGATTTCGAGGAGATCACCATCCGCCACTCGAAATACGCCGCCTCGCGTTTCGCGCATGAGGCGGCGCCGGCGCTGACTCGCTTCGCCAATTCCTCGCCGCTTCCCTTCGTCAACGGCATCAAGGCGGCGCGGGAGAAAATCGTGGCGCGTAGCGACGAGGATCGTAGCGACTTTCTGCGCAAGCGCGGGTTCTCGAAGACCGAGACGGCGAAGATCATCGAGACGGTGCTCGCCGAGGAGGGGCGCAAACCCGAAAGCGTGTTCGACTTCGTGCAGGGCATCACCGCGGTCGCGCGCGACAAGACCCAGCAGGACGCGCGGCTCGACTTGGAGGCGCGGGCCAAGAAGCTGCTCGACCGGGCGGCCTGA
- a CDS encoding VOC family protein, with protein sequence MSLALNRLILYARDVEGTVAFYEKHFGFKVLRLPGDRIVELVAQNGGANIMIHPAAKGVKIGQVTVKLVFDVEDVAGFCEKSARDGLVFNSPHAADGYSYANAKDPCGNNIQVSSRAFRKAD encoded by the coding sequence ATGTCTTTGGCACTAAACAGGCTGATTCTTTATGCCCGCGACGTCGAGGGGACGGTTGCCTTCTACGAAAAGCACTTTGGCTTCAAAGTGCTTCGCCTCCCCGGCGATAGGATCGTCGAGTTGGTGGCACAGAATGGCGGGGCAAATATCATGATCCATCCTGCCGCAAAGGGGGTTAAGATCGGACAGGTCACCGTAAAACTAGTATTTGACGTCGAAGACGTCGCTGGCTTCTGCGAGAAGAGTGCCCGCGATGGGCTTGTTTTTAACTCCCCTCATGCGGCAGACGGATATTCCTACGCGAACGCCAAAGACCCTTGCGGAAATAACATCCAGGTATCGAGCCGCGCCTTCCGCAAAGCGGATTAG